tggTGTTGTACATTTAGTGAGGAATCAATGACAGATTTAAAACAGAGGCTACTTCATATCACTAAGATGGAATCAGTAAAAGGGTTAGGGACTATCAGGTTTGCAAGCCGAAGCATTTATGAAGCTGAATAAATTGTTATTTACCTAGAAGGAGATACTAACATGTTCGTTTCAGTTGCATGTTTCTAGCTGGGTTTTAAGTgtttcaataggaacaaatgcTACTTAGATTCTTGGCAGTTTTGCGAAAAATCTtgccacaaaagaaaaaaaagggcatTTGGGTGAATTCCACCCATCTTAGGCTGTGGTCTGCATAAAGCAGGCTAGTTAAGTAGGCTGGTTTGAGAAGGGGATCCTACACCCAGGGATGGCTCAGTTCTTTGGGATTACCTCAAGGGTATATTTGGCTCCAGTGCTTTTAGAGTGTCTGGCTAGAAAACAACCTGCTCAAGTGTTTGTTTGTGAGCTGCCCATTTGTTAGGGGCCTTGAACTTCTTTGTGTTATTGTTGCAGGATTGTCACCCCCCCTgcccttcccccttcttcccccttcctgctCTCCCACAATTCCTGAATGTTGGATTTGCCTATTTTGGCTTCCCCTGACATGACTGACAGCTGGCTGAACGTGCAGTCTGAAGAAGAGAAAGGTCAGGAAAGCGGCATGGCAGATTCGGGCAACCTGGACGACAGCTTGACCAGCCTACAGTGGCTTCAAGAATTTTCCATCATCAACGCCAACATGGGCAAGGCAAGCTCTTCCCCTTGCAGCACAGATCCTCACGGCTATCATAAGATCCCTGGCTCTGCTGCACCGTGTTCCCCTCTAGCTGGTGACCCGGCTTGCATGGGGATGCCCCATACCCCTGGCAAGCCAATCTCCTCTTCCACATCCAGGACTGCACACCTGCAAGGCCAGCCATTGGAAGACATAGATTACAAGACTAATCCCCATGTGAAGCCTCCTTACTCCTATGccacgctaatctgcatggcgatGGAAGCAAGCAAGAAAACCAAAATCACTCTCTCAGACATCTATAAATGGATTACAGATAATTTCTGCTATTTCCGCCATGCAGACCCCACATGGCAGGTAGGTGCCTAGGATGGGACAGCCCATACCTCTCTGCATTTTGGCCACCCAGTCATGTGGGTGAGGTTATAGTGCACTTGCTACTGTCCCCATGTTTTCTGTTGGCTATCCACTGCAGTTCATGACCAGCCATCTTCCCAAATCAACCTTGATGCTTTTATGACTTGCATTATCTGACAGTCTCACCACTATTTAAATTCTCATAATTTCCATGTGAGGCAAGTGTTGTGTACACCTAATATGCTGATGAAGGAAATCAAAGCTACTTGGCCAGAATCCTTAAAAATGGCCATGGCTAGAGCAGCAAACCGCTCCCTACATTCTTAACACACAGCACAGTCCTAATCATGTCCATATAGAATttgatgggacttactcccagctaagtaGAGTTCGGTTTGCAACCAGGAGCTGGACCACACCATACCTTTTgagcacattcaaagcatttaCACCCCAaataaatcctgggaactgtagcttacccagACAGAACTGCAATCCCCAGCagctgtaacaaactacagttcccaatattataagggtgtgtgtgtgttatgtgctttaaatgtacggtgggTGTGCAAATTTAGACACTAGCACCCTTTTTCCTGGATCATCTTTCCTTGTACATACATAATGTAAGGTTCTATCAATGTCACTTGTGCCACCTTACAGGAGAACCAGCTATGTCTGTGGTCAGGTGGCTGTACGTTCCTCTTGCCACGAGATGAGGAACAGATCTCCTGTCAACCTCCATAACATTAGAAAGCAACCAAGTGTTTGTAATATTCATGCTGCAGCTCCTTTCTGTGCTTCCTTCTCCCTAGGGTGCAATTACTGTTGCTTGGTATGTTTCCTATCAAGGTGTTTTGCCTGGAGTAAGCACTTAGTAGCACACGGAGGTTGTGGTAAatgagaaagcagagcaatgtaaaCAGGCATTTTCTCCTTTTGAAGGTAGCAATTATCTAACAAAGGCTGTGGATGATTGAGAGAATGTCCTTTTTTTGAGGATCCAACAAACCTAAAGGAAGTGCCATAGAAAGTACAGAAAAACAACAGAGGGGCAGtgaaggggaagagagaaggaaacagGTGGAGGGCGAAAGAAAAGTAAAGATGGCAATAGGAAGAGTAGGAGCCAAGAGGCGGGTTGCATTGCCTAGAGATGATTCTCCTCCAATATTTCATTGGATGTTTAATGCTGCTAATCCAGTCGGTCATAAATGGGCATTTGGAGTCAATTAACTGCACAACTGGGAAGCAGGGGAAACATTtagagaaggaagggggcagTCAACCCCACTCCATCCTTCATTGTGGATAACATGTGATTATTCCCCACAAGTGTTTATATTTCTGGTTACGATGAGGTAGAAAAAAATAGCCACAACAAATGCTCTCAGGAtgcttagttttttaaaataatttttatcttGAATATACCCAAGAATAAGCCTTACACTTTGCTGTAAATCTTAATGCTCCACCCTGAAATGtctctgtccccccctccccccagatttCAGTGGGAACAATCTTGTTAGGAGGGCTTTGGAAACCAGCCCTTTGAATATGGAACTATCTTCCATATTCATTATCTGGAAGCTTAACTTCTCGTATCCAAAATTTAGTTGGTCACACATGTGGGAGATACTTGGCCAATTTGTGTCATGCATGGAGATTTAAAACAAGCAACTTCtagggagaaagaggagaaaaagtCAGGGTTATaaacttctcttcccccccccccttgatccaTTGAGGAGGGAACACATGTGCCAAAGAAATTGATGTGTCTTTTCCACCCAACCTGATGCTTTCCAAGATGGACTGTGGAGAAGCATTTGAAAGAAGGCAAAATAAAGATTTCAGAGAGGTTATTAGGAAAGAGGTGCATCTAAGTGTAGAATGGCTGGGATATTGGATCAGAAGTATACAGTACCTCAAATGGTCAAAGACAGAAATATTATAACTTTTCACTAACCTCTTGGAGAGGTGTAAGTAACCTGCaagatattgctagactacatttcccattatccttgatcaatggccatgctggctgagggtaATGAGAGTTGAATACCAATAATAGCATATGAAGAGCCAAAGTCTCATGACCACCAGCTGAACAGCCTTGGACATAAGACATCAGCCTGCAATGAAGGCTGTGGCCTGTAATGAGAATAAATTCATTTTTGTTACCATGTTAACAACAATATTGAAATAATGCATGTTGAGGCTCTCTCCATCCCCTAGCAAACACCACAGTGCAAGGAGGAATCTCTGTCCTTGAGCACTACCTCCTTCAATTCCCAATGTGTGTGATACATGGTAAACTCATTTGTGTCTTTGGCTCCTTGAGGTTTAAAAATATTTGAGTCAATGGTAGGCTGGACAAGTAAGAGTTTGGGTaggaaaaaagagggaaagtTTTGCCTTTCGGAAAATCCAAATAAAATTTGTTCAACAGGTTATAAGGTACTTACTGGACTCTATTACTGTAGCATCTATATGACTTGTAATTTTTTGTGTCCTTCAAATAGTCCTGGTAAGACAGTGAATCTTCAGCCCCATACCAATAGACGGAGACCCAAAAGTCAGCATATTTCAAGCATCCACTCTTATTTCTATACCTTGGACTTTCCCTTCTGCTCTCGAAGCACtgttttctaaaaataataacaatcatcatcatctcagtcAAAGGAAAATGATGAGTACATGTCATTCGTTTCTGACAATTGATGTGACAGTTTGATATTCATGGGTAGTTTTAGTGTTGAATCCTTGAGGAAAACCCTGTTGAGATGTTCCTTGCCACATCATCCTTAAGAtcataagagccaactcctaggggctgaaggcaattgacacccccccccaaaaaattgaggGGACCATCCCCCCactaagttgatgggcattgccattcaaatggtgtgtgtgcaccatgtcatgtgatcaatcatgaggggtggggcttatctgggccctccagtattttattgaagttggctTAAGGTGAAACAAAGAGTTTCCTCTCCATCCAAAGTGATTAGTTAATGAGTTAGATTCTGGGTGGCTGGATATGATGGTGGTGACATAACATAGTATTATTGTCATTCCATCACCTGTCAAAAGGCTGCCACTACACATAGCAAAGCTTGTGTCCAATCCTCCTGGTAGACTGTATCACCAACCAGGTCTCTTGATGTGCCAAAACAGTATTGCTTACAGTCACTACAATGACGCTGCTCAGTGTAGTGGATGTTTCTGATTCCTACCAtggtcacaatgcataaaacaagTGTAACATCTAACCTGATAAAGacttctggagaactcaaaagcttgctcactattttCTCACATTCTAGTGGTCCTAAATCCTAGTAAAGATATTGACCAAAACTAAATCCATTAGGCTTCCTATGAGACTGGGACATTTTATGTTTTACAGAATTAACAACAACATGGGGATTAAtaagtacaaaaagaaagaaagaaaaccccttGCATATTGATGTAGTTGGTGCAAACTTTcctgttctttctttccccccttttaaaaaacaaaaacccagtatTCATTCCCTCTTTATCGTGATGCAGGTGGTTTGATGGATCCTTGCAGGGAAGAATGATAAATATGCTAACTAGCTGGGTAATAATCAGCTTGTAGGCAAGCCCAGCAGATTTAAACTGACTCTAGCAGGGGAGAGGGTTATTCTCTGACCCTTGTAAAATTTCATTAAACAGTAAATTCTGACTCATTGGAGACCAGCACGTTCacaggaatttctttattttctcctttctttctttctttctttctttctttctttctttctttctttctttctttctttctttctttctttctttctttcccctttctcccatcGTGCCCATGTTCTCACCCGCCTCGTCAACCCCAGTTCCTGTAAGTGCAGACACAAAGTCAAAATGTCATGCCACCCataagcaggggggtgggggggatggggagagattCCTGTGGGAGCTGTGTGCTTTGGAAAGGAGCCAAGATGCCCAGGGAGTTTCAGCCTAGAGGAATcgcttcttattattatttagcccTACAGGCATTCAAGCCTTGCTTTTGCTCTTTGGCAATACGGATTATGGATGAATAAGCATAAAGATATCcaggcaacatttttttttttaagaaaaaaagaaaagaaaaactcttgCACACAATCCTTTACCATATCCAATCTCTTAACACCCTCCTCTGGCTTTGTGCTTTATAAGAGGCTGTTATTTACCCAATAGCAGAGTTTCCTTTCTGATTGTGCACATCACTCTAGACACGCACATTCATTCTTCAGAGGAGTAGCTCTATGGGAACAGTAAATGCCCCTtcttttggtttctctctttgttgctattttttctagagcttttctgatttttttttaaaaagtccattcCAGCCAAAGGATGTTCCATGGGTGCACAAATGTGTGTCTCACATGGGTGTGTAAATATAAGCAATCCATACCAAGGAGGCCAGTGAGTGTGCAGAGCAAGGGGCGGAGTTATGTTATGACTCCTATTCCATTTCTGTCAAATGAAGTGGTTTTTTTCACAGTGTTGGTGTTGTATTTAGCACCATAGGGTACCATGATAGCTGTGGTTTCTGGGATAATCCTTGAGCATCAGACATGTTGGTTCACTCATTATTTGAAGCTTAGCTGTGCTTTAAAAGGTGCACCGGCTGCAGTGTGCTGGTGGCACAGAGCAAAAACCGCAGCTGCTTCATTCCTCCCCTACTTCTGCCAGGaatgaaaccatggtttggattAGTGACACTTAAGAACCTGAGCTCACTGTTTGTTTTGTGCAAGCAAGCCAGAAGCcagaagccaagaacaaacttaggtAATTTACAgtttatggtttgtttggagggaggaaaaaaacaatgaGCCCAGGTTTAGACATAATCCTAGCAGCCTGGCATGAGCAGAGGAAGAAAGAGCACAGCAGCTGAGATGTTAACAGTGCCTAAAGTACCTTGCATGttcacttttaaactataggTTTTTTAAGTGACACATCAGCCAGGTCAAAATCAGTTTTCCGGCTAGCATGGGGTTTAAAAACAATCCAACTATGAGGGTCATAAAATGTCTGGCTTAACTTTCTGGTCTCCTGAAGCATTGAGGAGGAGGTCTGTTCTCTTCTGATTTTGAGGCTGTGAGATGGTTGTCTTCTTCATCTCACTGTTCAGAAAGTTTCTGTGAACACTTCTGACCAAAACCAGTAAAACAGAAACTGTCTCTTCTAGTACCATGGAAGGAAAAAAGGCACTATTTCTACTACACTATTTCACTGCATTACAATCTGTTCTGGTCCAGACCTAATATGCAGTCTTTTAGACTGAAAGAAACTATTCATTGTAACTGGGGctggggggaacccagccagatgggcagggtatattattattattattattattattattattattattattattggcatatTAAAGGAGACACTTGATCTTATGATGAGTGACACTCAGTATAAATGGAGGGCATCTGCATTAGCTTTTCCTTatattaaggcaggcatccccaaacttcggccctccagatgttttggactacaattcccatcttccccaaccactggtcctgttagctaggactcatgggagttgtaggccaaaacatctggagggccacagtttggggatgcctgtattaaggTGTTATTCCCCTCCAGTAATTCTGAATGAGCTGGAGCTTGTGGGAATATGTCTTTTCTTAAGCATCACTAAAGGACAGCAAGGCTGGGCATGTGGTTGCTTAAAAATTACTTCTCTTTCTTTGCCCTGCACCTGCAGAGATTGTTGGGGTGGCTTATGTCCAGAGGTCACTTTTCCTCTTAATCTTCCACATACTGTATGCCTCCATCAAAACTCTCTTTGCACTTTCTCTTCcaccattcatattttttttctcatGCCAACACTGGACTGGATCATTATATTATCTTGTACATCCATCCATACCTGTCTTCAGGCTACTCCACCTTGGTTTTCTTTTCCAGCTAAAACTAAACTTTTTTTGGTTATCTAgtatcaccttttttaaaaaaaaccacatcagttgttgtttttaatgacgTCCTGTACTTCTGAAATTTTGGGATTCCCCCTAATTACGCTAGTTTCTCGGTGGCTCAGTCTTGGCTCCACTTCTGCTAGCATGTTTGTTATTTAAAGGAGTGACGGAAGGAGGGCAGCAGACTAGAAAACGTATGACAATAAGAGAACAAGTGTTTGTGTACTATGAGGGAGATGAAAGACCCTTTTCACAttttaagtattattatttatgaaaagTTTTAAGTTCAGATTTAAACAGATTTAATCTTGTTTAGCTCTCTTCTTGACTTCCTTGACAACACCTTGGAAATGGTAGCTTTGCAAGAGTGCTGAGAATTATTTCTTAGAGATTTCTGCACAGAACAGCAGTTTGAAAGCCAGGTTGTGCTTTGAGAGTTGTTTAAACTTGTAGTATAGACACACATGGCACAAGATACCTATCTTTTCCTGAAAGCTCAGGGCAActtagaatattttaaaagaatcaaACCTTGAAActaagggcagatccacaccctACATTTTAAAGTACATCCAatacatggcttccccaaaagagtcccaggaactgtagtttcccccttacaaagctacaattcccagcaaccttaactgcagttcccatgattctttctgGGAAGTTATGTGTGTTGAATGTCCCCTAACAGTATGCAATGCATGCACTAGAAAAAGCAGACAGGGTACTAACACCCCTCATCTCTCCACACTTGCCATTGACATCTATAGGCCATCTCAAATGAAGGTTCTTACAAAATACTTCCAGTAAATATTCTGGTTCATGAATGTCGCTCCTGTATGAATTTAATGCTCATGTGACATGATATGAAGTTCTTGGTTGATCATGATGGTTAAAATatcatgatgggagttgaggcATGACTCCATATATTTCAAAGTTGTATAGGAATGAGGATGGTCATTTATCTGTAGAAATATGCCTGGCCATGAGGCTCATTTAAGCATCATTCTATTCCAGATTCAGTTTCACTGTGGCAAGCCACTTCAGCCTTCTTCCTTGCTGAAAAGACCTTCACACTTACAGCTGATTCAGCCGCCTTCATTGTATTCACTACAATGTGGGTTTATGTTTGCGGTTACTTATATTAAAACTCCATTTTGTTTAATTCTGGTTTCAGAACTCCATTAGGCACAACCTGTCCTTGAATAAGTGCTTCATCAAGGTGCCACGAGAAAAGGACGAACCAGGGAAAGGTGGATTCTGGAAGATCGACCCCCAGTATGCAGACAGGCTGATGAACGGAGCATTCAAGAAGCGCAGGATGCCCCCCGTGCAAATCCACCCAGCTTTCACCGGAAGACTCCAGCAGGATGCTGGCTCAAGTTCATCGGCTCAGCAGGTGGCAGCATCTTGGAAAAACAACAGCATCCTGAAAATCAACATGGAGTCTCAGCAGCTGCTCAAAGAGTTTGAAGAAGCCACTGGCGACCAGAACTGGAACCCGGCAGATGGGAAAATGAGCCATAAACGCAAGCAGCCACTCCCCAAACGGATGTGCAAGACAGCCCGTCTCTCCAGCTCCCCTCTGCTCACTCAGGAAGAGCAGACAGAGCTTGGGTCTCTGAAAGGTGACTTTGACTGGGAAGCTATCTTCGACACCACCTTAAATGGTGACTTCTCCACCTTCGAGGATCTGGAGATCAC
Above is a window of Zootoca vivipara chromosome 2, rZooViv1.1, whole genome shotgun sequence DNA encoding:
- the FOXJ1 gene encoding forkhead box protein J1, whose product is MLDLPILASPDMTDSWLNVQSEEEKGQESGMADSGNLDDSLTSLQWLQEFSIINANMGKASSSPCSTDPHGYHKIPGSAAPCSPLAGDPACMGMPHTPGKPISSSTSRTAHLQGQPLEDIDYKTNPHVKPPYSYATLICMAMEASKKTKITLSDIYKWITDNFCYFRHADPTWQNSIRHNLSLNKCFIKVPREKDEPGKGGFWKIDPQYADRLMNGAFKKRRMPPVQIHPAFTGRLQQDAGSSSSAQQVAASWKNNSILKINMESQQLLKEFEEATGDQNWNPADGKMSHKRKQPLPKRMCKTARLSSSPLLTQEEQTELGSLKGDFDWEAIFDTTLNGDFSTFEDLEITPPISPITRDVDLTVHGRHIDCPQEWCPAGQDYILTESNQNSLDFDETFIATSFLQHPWDEGRNDYLSSSVNIDPLFELNDPSLQTEMNDWSNAGCL